The Malus domestica chromosome 10, GDT2T_hap1 nucleotide sequence aagaagaaagaagagaaatattATATGATGAATTTCAAGAGTTTTCTGTTTATTCTAAAACTGTGCTCAAAATCCAACTTTTCAACATAATTCAGGAGAGCATGCAATCAGACACACAAAGAGGAAAGAGACTTTCCTACATCCCGGGCCATGCCTTAGACCAAAAGCGCGATGTCTGGCATACCGCCGGTGTAGGTAAACCCTCCACAAAGAGGCTCTCTTCTTACATATCCACTCATTCTATTAAAAACCACCGCAGAATTACAAACTAAGTAAACAAATGAAAACCAATAAACTCAAGCATCTGggaaatcaaatggcaaaggaGAAACCAAAGATGAATTGAGTAGGTCTGGATGAACAAACCCAAATCTCCTAAGCACTTGATTATCTGCAAAATTCAAAGCTTTTTGCATCCCATTCCAACAAGCCTCCCAAGTGTACATTCCATTGTGCTCTCCACTGCACGGCTCACACCCTGTGAAATGTGTCACAAATGGCCTCCTCTTATTCTCTCTCcaaatccctctctctctcatgtacTTCTCTCTCATTTGACCATAAAACAAGCTGACCTTCTCAGCATGCCTCCTCCTCAGCAAATCCACCTCCCTGTCAACCTCCATGTACCCTTTGCTTATCCCATCAAGCCCGTCCACTATCCCCAGCCAGTATCCATGCAAGTTGTACTCGCTCTCTAAGTAAATCTTAGCCGCCCATCTCGACTTCTCCTTGATCAGGAGATAAATCAGAGCCGACTGATCGTCAGAGCCCGGATACGCCTTGTCCTTGATCAGGGACTTTTGGATCTTCCCCCATTTTTCAGGATTCGGACCCTGTGGACCCATGCTGGCCCACTTATCCAGCAAGCTCAATGACCACTGACAGTTTCTTATCAACAAAACCCCAGCGTTGAGGCTCGTCCAGCTCTTCTGCTCATACACCATGTTCCACCACCCATGCACGACCAAGTTATGGTCTTTGTACCTCTCCAACGGAAGCTTGAACTCCATGTCGGTGAGAACCGCGTCTGAGTCGACCCACCAGATCCACTCGGACTCGGGATGAGCCAACATAGCCGCCCTCAATAGCGGGTATTTGGCCCAAAATCCAGTACCATTGGGATCCAACAAAACACTGTTGTAAAATATGTCGTGCCCATGAATCCTACAGTAATCAACTTTGTTCTTGAAGAACCTCAGCTGTAAGTGGTCACCAACTGGGTTTTTGCACACGGTGGGCTGGGACCCAGTTACCAGAAGAACCCTGTTATCCGCGGCGGCTCCGGCGGCGAATGAAGGGTGCAGCTTCAGCCACTCTCTGCGCTTCGAGTCCCAATCCTTCACTGGCTCCCCAAACGCGTAGCTGAGATTTTCGTCGTCGTAGAACGTGGGCTCCGGCGAGTCGGAGCTCAAGTCGGGTCCGCATGGACCCGCGTTCCAGGCGATGATGCTGTCCAAGCTAATGGTGGTGGGGTTGATGAAGGTTAGGAGAGCCCAGACCACAGAGAGAGCCAATGATGCACCGCCGACGAAGAGAAAGCCATCTGCTATTAGGGAAGGGGCTTTGTGGAAAGCGGATCGTTTTGGTGATTGTTGGAAGAGAGAGAATTCTGAGGAACCCATTTTTGAAGAGAGAGTAGTGAAAGTAGTGGGGAAGTGGTAGCTGTCTAAATCTGTTTCCTACGCTTAGAGCAGTGTAAGTAGGAAGAAGCATTAATACCAAAGTCTTTGTTTATTGGGTGGTCtcgttcaaaaaacaaaaaaacaaaagtactCCTAGATTGAGAAAATTACTCTCTTTCTACTggaagagagatttttcagtgtgaccggtacATGAGATAGTACAAGACGTGTCATTATACGAATGGTgtgatatgtgtgctaaaaaattaataacttaaaaaataaaatttctcaccactcctattaaaacacgtggtgtactatttatattcccatcataactaaaaatttctcccacTAGAAGGTAGTGACTCACATGGCATAGCCAATCCAAATGTATTATAACATGCAAATGAATTATTGTTATTGCATCATAAAGTACTAATTTATCGTCTATTCGTATTGTAATATGTGTTTCAATTATAATTCAAACGGCTTTGCTGTGTTATAGTATCATACAATAATTTTCGTTCGAGAACACAAACAAATTGAACTGGTtacaaatttttaataaaaaaaatgaactaGATAGACATTATATAGACAATACATGAGTACTAACGTGTGATTTATATACATATTATTGTATGTTTAGTATCTCTGAAACCAATTTTTTATTGTAAATGTGTGTAACATGTTCCGTAAGTTGATATTAGCCTTCTCCTTTTGTAATTTAAATGAGTTAGTTTTTATGTGTCAGAACACATAAAGAGTACCTAgatcaattttttaaactaaatataCAAATCAAGTGATGTGTCAAGAAATAAgaacgttaatcaacacttaattcAATAATCAACAACCATATTATatgatttataaaattaatCTAAATAATTGATCTTCCTAAGACTATTAtatccgattttttttttttagattggTCTTAACACGTGGAGAGAATTCAATTACTGATTTTCATATATTAACAATCTTTAGGATCTTTAGTCTAAAGTTGAATAAGCTTGGGTGGAGcagtataattaattaatggaTTTGCATAATAAATGGATTTGCATATTTTGTTAGCTTAATTGCTCAATCTTTTTTTACGCTTGAGTGTCGGCTTTACTTTAATTGACCACCGAGACAACTTGATGCCCCTTTATCTGCTTAAAAGGTGGCCGGATCAACATTGTTTGCGGGGAAAATTTACAGGGCCGAAGAAATGCAGAATTTGATTGGTTTTTGAGGTATTAAAAATGGAATTGAGATCCCCAATATGTTGAAGATAGCATGGACTGTTCTTGCTCGAATTAATTTCTTGTTTCTTGGAAGCATGGCCCATTCTATTATTTAACATATTTGTACATATATTTAGCATGGCACGTATTCaaatttattgttttctttGCATTTCTTGTGGACTTGCACATGGTGCTTATAAATGTAATATATCTCTTTCCTTTTCTgctgagaaaattaaaattgagttttggtcaTGAAAGTAAAAGTTTGTGGTATTGATACATGAGTTTGTCAGTTGTCACAATGTGGAGTAATAGTTCTTTTAGTAACTTGTTATAACTAATTATATATCTTATTTGCCTGTtaaaaccttttattttttgcataagTTCTAACAATGTTACTGAAAAAAAGTATTGTTTCACACTATGATGAGTTTACAAATCAATATTCatggattttttttatcaagaaCCAAAGTTCAAGATTCTTTACTCCaattttctctttccttttttccttttttctattttatttttcaatcttCGTGACAGATTCTTAGTATTGTGTTTAGTACGAATTTGGGTGCttcaaatttccagaaaaaaaaaaaagaaaagaaaaaaaaaaggtaaaaaagaaAGGTGGATTGGGATTGTATGCTTTGCAGAATGCACAAGTTATTCAACAGTTGGTTTGCTTTTAGCATAATATCTGTTCATGGGGCCTATTAGAAAAGCAAATATGGAGAACTTGTTATGCTTAAGTTCACTTGAAAGTTCCCTAGAAGAAATAGGACGTTGAGTTGTGGATTGCTTACATATTTAGGTTCGCTTATTGGGAAAGGTGGTAGATCATCCATTTCATTTTAGGAAACACAAGATAAATCTATAAACTACCTTGTGGTTTGAAGTTTGTGACGGTTTGATCCGTAAAACTTCACGAAATAATTATAAGGTTAAAAATTGTTGCGCTATTGAGCTCTCTTTCAGCCTACCATCAAATCAATTGTTGTCTTTTGACCTAGACCTCGATGAAATTCCAAACCTTTTTTATGTAGGAAGAGATGAAAATGATCCATTCAACGTCAATTTGGCGTTCGTAAGGGCAACGGTGGTTAATTATCGAGTGTCACATTAAAAACGTAacatttcatattttaaaaaaatatatattattattaagaagaggaagagtgtttaaaactattacaataattt carries:
- the CAMTA3 gene encoding putative glycosyltransferase 7 yields the protein MGSSEFSLFQQSPKRSAFHKAPSLIADGFLFVGGASLALSVVWALLTFINPTTISLDSIIAWNAGPCGPDLSSDSPEPTFYDDENLSYAFGEPVKDWDSKRREWLKLHPSFAAGAAADNRVLLVTGSQPTVCKNPVGDHLQLRFFKNKVDYCRIHGHDIFYNSVLLDPNGTGFWAKYPLLRAAMLAHPESEWIWWVDSDAVLTDMEFKLPLERYKDHNLVVHGWWNMVYEQKSWTSLNAGVLLIRNCQWSLSLLDKWASMGPQGPNPEKWGKIQKSLIKDKAYPGSDDQSALIYLLIKEKSRWAAKIYLESEYNLHGYWLGIVDGLDGISKGYMEVDREVDLLRRRHAEKVSLFYGQMREKYMRERGIWRENKRRPFVTHFTGCEPCSGEHNGMYTWEACWNGMQKALNFADNQVLRRFGFVHPDLLNSSLVSPLPFDFPDA